In the genome of Dromiciops gliroides isolate mDroGli1 chromosome 1, mDroGli1.pri, whole genome shotgun sequence, the window actatagtcatttactactgtgtcttctgtgcctgacctattccattgatccaccactctatttcttagccagtaccaaatagttttaatgacttccaatttatagtatagcttcaaatttggtatggctagcccaccttcctgtgcatttttttcattagttcctttgatactcttgactttttgttcttccagataaattttgttattatttttataactctataaagtaattttcaggtagtctgataggtatggcactcaacatttgttttcataaaatttttagttccaaatttttctccctctctcccttcccttcccccctccccaagacaggttaactttgaaagatttaagaactctgatcaatgttaaaattgatcacaattccagaggactggcGAAGAAGTAGGCTCTCTACTTTctggaagacatgaattcaagatgcagaataaagCATATATTTTGGGACATAGCCAAcgtaagattttatttttcttgactacgtatatttgttatgagggttttgttttcctttttctttttttcccatggagggagaggaggaaggaaataaggaaataaaattaatgtttgttcatggaaaatttccttaaaataaaagagATGGGTTTGGTGGACTGGACTTAGGCCCCTTCTCCATGATTATCCATTCCCTAtgactgaatccagggccagtgctttatctactgcaccacctagctgccccccttctatttttaaaaatttatttatttagaattttccccaccttacatgtaaaaacaaattgtatcaatttttaaaattttgtgttccaaattcttttccttcctccctatcccccattaagaactcaagcaattcaatataagttatacatgtacagtcatgaaaACATAGCatacaaaaaaactttagaaaaaggaactaacagcaacaacaacaaaatatatttccatttgcattcagataccatcagttctttctctgtagatggcaaaatgagaaaacaaaagaaaaggaacatttccatatacacagtagaacataagagaggattcaatataaaacaataaatttccatttcaagaaaactatATAGTAAATACCACACATTGTTTTCCAAGCTAcaaagcctttctttttgtcacttttctttttgcctttgttttctgcTATGTAGAAAAGAAGGATACAGTTAAAAgtgggtatacacacatatctataaacatacacatatatacacatatgcactcATATATATCATCTtgttctctgaaggtagatagcatcttccttcataagtctaagtctttccattttttctaaatcaaccagctcatcatagCCAACATCACAGCAGTATTCCAACAAAATCCTATCATATCTGAAAGATTGTCCATGAAAGTTTTCctccaattttctgcattccttctattcttggctgcattggtttcatttatacaaaatatttttaatgtgaaataataaaaaaattatccattttatacttcaacaatgaactcaccttataatatagtttaagggcTGATACTACTGAATCTCCTTGTTTTACATCTtttttctctggtttcttttaaattcttgatattttgttcttccaaatgaacttttttgtttgttatcttGTCTAACtcagataaatttaaaaatcatttaataattGAATAGATTAATTAGgttaaattgtcattttattatatcagACAATAACTATTACTCGAATTATTTAagtctgactttatttgtataaaaagtgtttttatgtttatgttcatatagttcctgtgtttgttttGGCAGATATATTCTCAGGTATTTTATGTctggttattttattttgttgttgttgtctttgtttttgttttgtttgtttttttagtgaggcaattggggttaagtgacttgcccagggtcacacagccagtaagtgttaagtgtctgaggccggatttgaactcaggtactcctgactccagggctagtgctctatccactgtaccacctagctgcccctgtctggttattttaaatgttctAAAAACAATAaggaataatattggtgatactgtgtagtttcccttttgttctcttttGAGTAAATCTATTTcagctttaactttgtctgagagtgtgattactacccctgctttttttatataataaattccactccagccttttattttatctttgtgtgtatctctcaatttattttgtttcctgaaagcaacaaattattgaattcaaatttttaatctgccatctgttttcattttacaggtaaattaATCAAATTCACATTCTGAGCTATCATTACTTATAatatatttccctccttcctttccccctcactATCCTCATCCTATTTACCTTGTCCCTCCTCATTCCTCTACCTTACTTCTACCTGCTACCTTACCCCCTATTCCTTAACCTACCACTCCTCCAAGAGTCCCTCCGTTATCCTGTCCCCAACCTTATACTCCAGTCCTCTAAGATCACATAAGATCTAGCGGCCAGCacagtaaagaaaagggagacttggaatatgatttcCTGGAAGGCAagagagctaggattacaactaagaataacctactcagaaaaaacaacaacacaaaactgAGTATTCTCCTACaggggaaaatggacattcaatggaATAGAAGACTTTCTAACATTGCCAAAGAAGAGAcctgagctgaaaagaaaatttaacatttaaacaTAGTACTCAGAAGCCGCTCCCCTCTGAGCCTGTGGAACACAAGTGGCAGCCTCAAGTTGGAGCCACGGCTGCCAAAGGGGCCTGGCTGTTGTGAGGTTCCGCCGGCCGGCAGGCGCCTAAGCAGCATGTGTCCTCCCTGAGGCCCCGGGTCCCAGAGCAAGCCCTCAGGTAAATTTTTCCATAACCCTATGGAGAGAAAGGACTTTGAGACATGGCTTGATAACATTTCTgttacatttctttctctgaccAACTTGCAGAAAAATGAAAGTCTGGATTACCTGATTAGTCTGAGTGGAGCAATCCAGCTAAGGCATCTCTCCAATAACCTAGAGACTCTGCTCAAGAGAGACTTCCTCAAACTTCTTCCCCTGGAACTcagtttttatttgttaaaatggCTCAATCCTCAGACCTTACTCACATGTTGCCTCATCTCTAAGCAGTGGAATAAGGTTCTAAGTGCCTGTACAGAGGTATGGCAGACCGCCTGCAGAAACTTGGGCTGGCAGATAGATGATTCCGTTAAGGACACTTTGCATTGGAAGAAAGTTTATTGGAAGGCAATTTTGAGAATGAAGCAATTGAAAGACCATGAAGCCTTTGAGACCTCATCATTAATTGGACACAGTGCCAGAGTATATGCACTTTACTACAAGGATGGACTTCTCTGTACAGGGTCAGATGACTTGTTTGCAAAACTCTGGGATGTGAGCACAGGACAGTGCATATATGGTATCCAGACCCACACTTGTGCTGCTGTGAAGTTTGATGAACAAAAACTTGTAACAGGATCCTTTGATAACACAGTAGCCTGTAGGGAGTGGAGTTCAGGAGCCCAAACCCAGCACTTCCAAGGACACACAGATGCAGTGTTCAGCATGTATTACAGTGATGACTCTGCGGACTTCACTGTAAAAGTATGGGCCTTATCAACAGGGACATGCCTGAATGCACTCACAGGACATACTGAGTGGGTTACCAAAGCAGTTTTACAGAAGTGCAAAGTTAAATCTCTGTTGCACAGCCCTGGAAATCGTATTCTCCTCAGTGCCGACAAGTATGAAATCAAAATTTGGCcgatttggcagct includes:
- the LOC122736238 gene encoding F-box/WD repeat-containing protein 2-like, yielding MERKDFETWLDNISVTFLSLTNLQKNESLDYLISLSGAIQLRHLSNNLETLLKRDFLKLLPLELSFYLLKWLNPQTLLTCCLISKQWNKVLSACTEVWQTACRNLGWQIDDSVKDTLHWKKVYWKAILRMKQLKDHEAFETSSLIGHSARVYALYYKDGLLCTGSDDLFAKLWDVSTGQCIYGIQTHTCAAVKFDEQKLVTGSFDNTVACREWSSGAQTQHFQGHTDAVFSMYYSDDSADFTVKVWALSTGTCLNALTGHTEWVTKAVLQKCKVKSLLHSPGNRILLSADKYEIKIWPIWQEINCKCLKTLSVSEDRSTCLPPRLHFDGKYIVCISALGLYQWDFVSYDILRVIKTLELANLALLGFGDISALLFDNRYLYIMDLRTENLISRWPLPEYRKSKRGSSFLAGEMS